The proteins below are encoded in one region of Takifugu rubripes chromosome 1, fTakRub1.2, whole genome shotgun sequence:
- the LOC115250519 gene encoding eukaryotic translation initiation factor 4 gamma 3-like: protein MCHHLKGLMVSSQSSKGFVYFHKLLLKRCQMEFQNGHCKSELLKEKENDVSAAQEEGERQQLKVDLEQTRHKARVRLLGTVRFIGELFKLRMISEAIIPTCVVKLIKDECEESLECLCKLLSIVGKDLDTETERPKLNSYNGYICHLLKEWKMSTRIKFMLQDVLALRKNNWVPCRKDEGPKTIKQLHQEVKLAEEREQPQSRNKQTTMQQRGGGRLWPIL, encoded by the exons ATGTGTCACCACCTGAAGGGG CTGATGGTCTCGTCCCAGAGCAGCAAAGGCTTTGTCTACTTTCATAAACTTCTGCTCAAAAGATGTCAGATGGAGTTCCAGAACGGCCATTGTAAGAGTGAACtcctgaaagaaaaggaaaacgaTGTGTCTGCTGCTCAAGAG GAAGGTGAGCGGCAACAGTTAAAGGTGGACCTGGAGCAGACCAGACACAAGGCCCGCGTGCGTTTGCTAGGGACCGTGAGGTTTATCGGTGAGCTTTTTAAGCTGAGAATGATCTCGGAGGCCATAATACCCACGTGCGTGGTTAAACTCATCAAGGACGAGTGCGAGGAGTCTCTGGAGTGTCTCTGCAAGTTACTGTCCATAGTGGGGAAAGACCTGGACACTGAGACTGAGAGG CCTAAACTTAATAGCTACAATGGCTACATATGCCACCTACTGAAGGAGTGGAAGATGTCAACAAGAATAAAATTCATGTTGCAGGATGTTTTGGCCCTAAGAAAA AACAATTGGGTACCCTGCAGGAAAGATGAAGGACCAAAAACCATCAAGCAGCTTCACCAAGAGGTGAAGCTGgctgaagagagggagcagccCCAGTCCAGGAACAAGCAAACCACCATGCAACAAAGAGGTGGTGGCAGGTTGTGGCCAATCCTTTAA
- the LOC101069418 gene encoding vesicle-fusing ATPase-like: protein MTARMMQAARCPTDELSLTNCAVINEKEQQFEQHVSVRNSIHKYVFTLKKHPSVNPGSIAFSLPQRKWAGLSIGQDVEVTNYTFDKSKQCISAVTVEIDFLQKKNADSNPYNSDLMASEFIQHFNNQAFSVGQQLAFSFSDKLFSLLIKDIEAMDPSILRGKQSTGKKPKLDIGLLLANSQVIFEKSETSSMTLVGKAKTRESYQSIITPDWNFEKMGIGGLDKEFSDIFRRAFASRVFPPDLVEQMGCKHVKGILLYGPPGCGKTLMARQIGNMLKAREPKIVNGPEILNKYVGESEANIRKLFEAAEEEQKRLGANSGLHIIIFDEIDAICKQRGSMAGSTGVHDTVVNQLLSKLDGVEQLNNILVIGMTNRPDLIDEALLRPGRLEVKMEIGLPDEKGRIQILQIHTVRMRQNNLLAGDVDINELAVETKNFSGAELEGLVRAAQSTAMNRHIKASNTVEVNFETAEKLQVSRLDFMTSLNNDIKPAYGTNQEDYASYLMNGIIRWGDPVSMVLEDGELLVQQTKNSDRTPLVSVLLEGPPNSGKTALAVKIAEDSQFPFIKICSPDKMIGFSEIAKCQAIKKIFEDAYKSQLSCLVVDDIERLLDYVPIGPRFSNPVLQALLVLLKKPPPKGRKLLIIGTSSRKDVLQEMEMLNTFSTTIHIPNISRGEQLVEALELLGSFQDTERASIAKAVKGRALWIGIKKLLMLIEMSLEMNAGQRVSKFLSLLKEDGALGFENTI, encoded by the exons ATGACGGCGCGG ATGATGCAGGCAGCCCGCTGCCCAACAGACGAGCTGTCGTTGACTAATTGTGCCGTCATCAACGAGAAGGAGCAGCAGTTTgaaca ACACGTGAGCGTCCGTAACTCCATCCACAAGTACGTGTTCACCCTGAAGAAGCATCCCAGCGTTAACCCCGGCTCCATCGCCTTCAGCCTGCCTCAG AGGAAATGGGCTGGGCTTTCCATTGGACAGGATGTTGAAG TGACAAACTACACGTTCGACAAGTCCAAACAGTGCATCAGCGCCGTGACCGTGGAAATCGActtcctgcagaagaagaacgCGGACAGCAACCCTTACAACTCGGACCTCATGGCCAGTGAGTTCATCCAGCACTTCAACAACCAGGCCTTCAGCGTCGGCCAGCAG CTGGCCTTCAGTTTCTCTGATAAGCTCTTTAGTTTGCTGATAAAAGATATTGAGGCCATGGATCCCAGCATCCTGAGGGGGAAACAGAGCACTGGCAAGAAACCCAAG cTTGACATCGGCTTGTTGTTGGCAAACAGTCAGGTGATTTTTGAGAAGTCGGAGACCTCGTCCATGACTTTGGTGG GTAAAGCCAAGACCAGAGAATCTTACCAGTCCATCATCACCCCAGACTGGAACTTTGAAAAGATGGGTATAGGAGGCCTTGACAAAGAGTTTTCTGACATCTTCCGCCGAGCCTTTGCCTCCCGAGTCTTCCCTCCTGATCTCGTGGAGCAGATGG GCTGCAAGCACGTGAAGGGAATCCTGCTGTACGGCCCCCCCGGGTGTGGGAAAACCCTGATGGCGCGTCAGATCGGCAACATGCTGAAAGCCCGAGAGCCCAAGATCGTCAACGGCCCCGAGATCCTCAACAAGTACGTTGGGGAGTCCGAGGCCAACATCAGGAAGCTGTttgaggctgcagaggaagagcagaagagg CTCGGCGCCAACAGCGGCCTCCACATCATCATCTTTGATGAGATCGACGCCATTTGTAAACAGCGTGGAAGCATGGCGGGCAGCACGGGGGTCCACGACACTGTGGTCAACCAGCTGCTGTCCAAGCTGGATGGTGTGGAGCAGCTCAACAACATCCTGGTTATag GTATGACCAACAGGCCTGACCTGATAGATGAGGCCCTGCTGAGGCCGGGAAGGttggaggtgaagatggagaTCG GGTTACCGGATGAAAAAGGGAGAATTCAGATCCTCCAAATCCACACGGTCAGGATGCGTCAAAACAACCTTCTGGCCGGCGACGTGGACATCAACGAGCTCGCCGTGGAAACCAAAAACTTCAGCGGTGCGGAGCTGGAGGGCCTGGTCAGGGCTGCACAGTCCACCGCCATGAACAGACACATCAAG GCCAGTAACACAGTGGAGGTGAACTTTGAGACAGCGGAGAAGCTGCAGGTCAGCAGACTGGACTTCATGACCTCGCTGAATAACGACATCAAACCT gCGTACGGCACCAATCAGGAGGACTATGCCAGCTACCTCATGAACGGGATCATCCGCTGGGGCGACCCGGTGTCGATGGTCCTGGAGGACGGCgagctgctggtccagcagaCCAAGAACAGCGACCGCACGCCGCTGGTGTCAGTGCTGCTGGAGG GTCCCCCCAACAGTGGGAAAACAGCGCTGGCTGTTAAGATCGCTGAAGACTCCCAGTTCCCCTTCATCAAGATCTGCTCCCCCGACAAGATGATCGGATTCTCCGAGATCGCCAAATGCCAGGCCATCAAGAAG ATATTTGAAGATGCCTACAAGTCCCAGCTGAGCTGCTTGGTTGTTGATGACATCGAGCGTCTCTTAG ATTACGTCCCCATCGGCCCCCGCTTCTCCAACCCGGTGTTACAAGCtttgctggtgctgctgaaaAAACCTCCTCCGAAG GGTCGGAAGCTGCTGATCATCGGGACCTCCAGCCGCAAAGACGTCCTTCAGGAAATGGAGATGCTGAACACTTTCAGCACAACCATCCACATCCCCAACATCTCCAGAGGGGAGCAGCTGGTCGAGGCTCTGGAG CTGCTGGGCAGTTTTCAGGACACGGAGCGGGCCAGCATCGCCAAAGCTGTGAAGGGCAGAGCTCTGTGGATCGGCATCAAGAAGTTACTGATGCTGATTGAAATGTCTCTGGAG ATGAACGCTGGTCAGAGAGTGAGCAAGTTCCTGAGTCTGCTGAAGGAAGACGGAGC gctggGCTTTGAAAACACCATCTAG